One genomic window of Paenibacillus xylanilyticus includes the following:
- a CDS encoding sensor histidine kinase, translating to MPMRILQYGLILVPAVLYLLMLPLDQEDLYTLYIIIALGLAVCKDFARSRAWYVLLILAEMLWSCWLIAVYGPFMLFLSLSILYVYMYRLEGTSRWLMLGAQLVATNIALHWQYAPPQELLPWFASVPTEPKIPFLEETAGRMVGNLILVLTAALSWQGSRMASSRGQLEQVYDELRSKHYELQDARAQLLLFTKQLEGVAQEEERTRISRQLHDDIGHRLIRTKMMSEAALLTLPLDNEQGTEMVRQIRDQLAASMDDMRSTLHKLRSSSYVSEAYALDLLLEEVGRETGVKTSYEVRGSSRELYPSMQIVLYKNAKEALTNALRHGNASTITVEVEFGEREVCMSVSNDGVIRTEQSARAKPEATQSNRSIAADSSPSGMGHEGMRLRTESIGGRLEIRQAYPYTVTTRLPMMKKADLI from the coding sequence ATGCCGATGCGTATACTGCAATACGGTTTAATTCTCGTTCCTGCGGTCCTGTACCTTTTGATGCTGCCTTTGGACCAGGAAGATTTATATACGCTGTATATCATCATTGCCCTGGGACTCGCTGTCTGCAAGGACTTTGCCCGTTCTCGTGCTTGGTATGTGCTGCTCATCCTGGCTGAAATGCTCTGGAGCTGCTGGCTGATTGCTGTATACGGACCCTTCATGTTGTTTTTGTCCTTATCCATACTCTATGTGTATATGTATCGACTTGAAGGGACATCCCGCTGGTTGATGTTGGGGGCACAGCTTGTCGCCACAAATATAGCGTTACACTGGCAATACGCTCCGCCTCAAGAGCTGCTTCCTTGGTTTGCTTCAGTTCCTACGGAACCTAAAATTCCCTTCCTGGAGGAGACAGCGGGAAGAATGGTCGGGAACCTGATCCTTGTCCTTACCGCCGCACTCTCCTGGCAGGGTTCCAGAATGGCGAGCAGTCGCGGACAGCTGGAACAGGTATATGACGAGCTTCGCAGTAAACATTACGAGCTTCAAGACGCTCGAGCACAACTGCTGCTGTTCACGAAGCAGCTTGAGGGGGTGGCTCAGGAGGAAGAACGGACCCGGATTTCAAGGCAGCTTCATGATGATATTGGACACCGCCTCATTCGTACGAAAATGATGTCCGAGGCTGCCCTGTTGACCCTTCCTTTGGATAATGAACAAGGCACGGAAATGGTGAGACAAATACGCGATCAATTGGCGGCAAGCATGGATGATATGCGTTCTACGCTTCACAAACTGCGTTCCAGTTCGTATGTGTCCGAAGCCTACGCACTGGATCTCCTTCTGGAAGAGGTGGGCAGGGAGACGGGGGTGAAGACGAGTTATGAAGTCCGCGGTTCATCCCGTGAGCTGTATCCGAGCATGCAGATCGTACTATATAAAAATGCCAAAGAAGCGCTAACCAATGCCCTGAGACATGGAAACGCCAGCACAATTACGGTGGAAGTGGAGTTCGGGGAACGTGAGGTCTGCATGTCCGTCAGCAATGATGGAGTAATCAGAACAGAGCAGTCTGCAAGAGCCAAGCCTGAGGCAACACAATCGAACCGCAGCATAGCAGCAGATTCGAGCCCATCGGGAATGGGGCACGAAGGAATGCGACTCCGTACAGAATCCATTGGAGGCCGGCTTGAGATCCGGCAGGCTTACCCTTACACCGTAACTACACGTTTGCCCATGATGAAGAAGGCTGATCTGATCTAA
- a CDS encoding response regulator produces MSERMEPSNHKEAEQIQPIRLILTDDDSFIRESLKVLLGLDPGIIVTGTASNGREALELLESGTTADVVLMDIRMPDCNGVEGTRIIKSRFPDMRVLMLTTFDDDEYIIQALQNGASGYLLKNVPPDRIIQGIKTVHNGDMLIHPDIARKLAGLLRPAAAPQSHPLPPLDTYGLTRMELAVAEAISEGLSNKEIAAKLFLSEGTVKNYVTEILGKLSLRDRTQIAIFMLKN; encoded by the coding sequence ATGTCAGAACGAATGGAACCAAGTAACCATAAGGAAGCTGAACAAATCCAGCCCATTCGGCTGATTCTCACGGATGATGACTCTTTTATTCGCGAGAGCCTGAAGGTGCTGCTCGGACTTGATCCCGGCATTATCGTCACGGGTACGGCCTCCAATGGACGTGAGGCACTTGAGCTGCTGGAGTCAGGAACCACTGCCGACGTTGTATTGATGGATATCCGCATGCCGGATTGCAATGGCGTGGAGGGCACCCGTATCATCAAGTCCCGTTTTCCTGATATGCGTGTTCTGATGCTGACGACATTTGACGACGACGAATATATTATCCAGGCTCTGCAGAACGGTGCTAGCGGTTATTTGCTCAAAAATGTACCTCCCGACCGAATTATTCAAGGCATCAAAACAGTACATAACGGTGATATGCTGATTCACCCCGATATTGCCCGCAAGCTTGCAGGGCTGCTACGTCCGGCTGCGGCTCCCCAATCACATCCACTTCCACCTCTTGATACTTACGGTCTGACACGAATGGAACTGGCCGTTGCAGAAGCGATATCGGAGGGGCTGTCCAACAAGGAAATTGCGGCTAAACTATTCTTGAGTGAAGGTACGGTCAAAAACTATGTCACCGAAATTCTCGGAAAACTAAGCCTGCGTGATCGGACACAGATCGCCATCTTTATGTTGAAGAATTAG
- a CDS encoding PDZ domain-containing protein has product MEWAWPWLTTLGEALLQLFTQPFYYIAVILIALIYHRQLLQERRLFHVRLQSSITQTIRALLGGIVIGIIVSVISIFLGAHLTLASVICIWAATLILALFRIRYLCFAYAAGLLGVVQFGLNLASGWQPEGWLGSVTEALRALDMPALLVLAALLHLGEAMLVRLQGVSMASPLLFEGKRGKLVGGYQLQHFWPIPMLILVPVTGSGAELAWSPLLNAGGGYMLMALPILLGFGEVTQSMLPGQKVQISAKRLLLYGTGLLVLSLLAAWWSPFMLVAALAAFIGHEFLVWYSGFEEQHRSPVYVHPVHGLKVLGIIPDSPAAELGIEAGETLYKVNGVMVDSPEALHRALRMNPAFCKLEVRNHQGESKFMQRAIYEGEHHQLGVLMAPVSHEAWAVQLRPLTLFHIITLKLFARRKNNHNDESPLALPAPGMNEQGTVEM; this is encoded by the coding sequence ATGGAATGGGCTTGGCCGTGGTTAACGACATTAGGGGAAGCATTGCTGCAGTTGTTTACTCAGCCGTTTTACTATATTGCGGTCATTTTGATTGCACTAATTTATCATCGTCAATTATTACAGGAACGTAGGTTGTTTCATGTTCGTCTGCAAAGCTCCATCACCCAGACGATCCGTGCCTTACTCGGAGGTATCGTCATTGGCATCATCGTCTCGGTAATATCCATCTTCCTTGGGGCGCACCTTACACTTGCCAGTGTCATTTGCATATGGGCCGCAACGTTAATTCTGGCATTGTTCCGTATTCGCTATCTGTGCTTCGCCTACGCGGCAGGGCTGCTTGGCGTAGTGCAATTTGGCCTGAACCTGGCCTCAGGCTGGCAGCCAGAGGGATGGCTTGGCAGTGTCACGGAGGCATTGCGTGCGCTGGACATGCCTGCTTTACTGGTACTGGCTGCCTTACTGCATCTAGGTGAAGCGATGCTGGTTCGCTTGCAAGGGGTATCCATGGCTTCGCCATTGCTCTTTGAAGGCAAGCGCGGCAAGCTGGTCGGAGGATACCAGCTGCAGCATTTCTGGCCGATCCCGATGCTGATTCTGGTCCCTGTAACGGGGAGCGGAGCAGAACTCGCTTGGAGTCCTCTCTTGAATGCAGGAGGTGGCTATATGCTGATGGCACTTCCGATCCTGCTTGGATTCGGCGAAGTTACGCAGAGTATGCTTCCTGGGCAAAAGGTACAGATATCCGCCAAGCGGCTCTTACTCTACGGGACAGGCCTGCTTGTGCTCAGTCTCTTGGCGGCGTGGTGGTCACCATTTATGTTGGTTGCTGCTCTGGCAGCATTTATCGGCCATGAATTTCTGGTGTGGTACAGTGGGTTCGAGGAACAGCACCGCAGTCCGGTGTATGTCCATCCGGTCCATGGTTTGAAGGTGCTTGGCATTATCCCGGATAGCCCTGCTGCAGAGCTGGGCATCGAAGCAGGAGAGACGCTGTATAAGGTGAACGGTGTAATGGTAGACTCACCGGAAGCACTGCATCGCGCACTGCGGATGAATCCGGCCTTTTGCAAACTGGAAGTTCGTAACCATCAGGGTGAGAGCAAATTTATGCAGCGGGCCATCTATGAAGGTGAACATCATCAGCTTGGGGTGCTTATGGCTCCGGTCAGCCATGAAGCTTGGGCAGTGCAGCTGCGTCCGCTGACATTGTTCCATATCATTACACTCAAATTGTTTGCCCGCCGCAAAAATAATCATAATGATGAATCTCCGCTGGCTCTGCCGGCTCCAGGCATGAATGAACAAGGAACAGTAGAAATGTAA
- a CDS encoding S41 family peptidase: MMKKRSALLLAIVALLGGSLLTLVLMSYPGVANQTTSGEGLLASVTGNTQQKNDLKKIETAMDLISSNYYKDVDKTKLIDGAINGMMESLGDPYSNYMGQETAAQFEESIEGSFTGIGAEVSSQDGNVVVVSPIKGSPAEKAGIRAKDMIMSVNGESLQGLELNKAVNKIRGPKGSEAKVQVKRAGSTELIEFTIVRDDIDLETVYAHMEDNGVGVITITQFSLNTGERFKEELANLEKQNMKGLVIDVRNDPGGVLQVVIDIAEQFVPKGKVIVQVEDKNGKREQSKSNGSSKSYPITVLMNKGSASASEILAGALQQSAGATLVGENSFGKGTVQTSYDKQMGDGSLLKITIAKWLTPNGDWIHEKGIKPDIAVNQPDYFSVAPINKEKLPLKYDSNSTDVKSAQTMLRGLDFKPDRVDGYYDQKTQEAVKAFQKQKGIEATGEIDEKTAESLEAALIERIANPQYDAQLKRAIENVSKDI; encoded by the coding sequence ATGATGAAGAAAAGATCGGCGCTGCTGCTTGCCATTGTGGCCCTCCTTGGAGGGAGCCTGCTTACGCTGGTACTGATGAGTTATCCCGGTGTGGCCAATCAGACCACTTCGGGTGAAGGCCTGCTGGCCAGTGTAACCGGCAATACGCAGCAGAAGAACGATTTGAAGAAGATTGAAACCGCAATGGATTTGATCTCAAGCAACTATTATAAAGATGTCGATAAGACCAAGCTGATCGATGGTGCGATCAACGGCATGATGGAATCCCTTGGCGATCCATACTCCAACTACATGGGACAGGAAACGGCTGCCCAGTTTGAGGAATCCATTGAAGGATCCTTTACCGGGATCGGGGCCGAGGTATCCTCGCAGGATGGAAACGTCGTTGTCGTTTCCCCGATCAAAGGATCACCTGCCGAGAAAGCAGGTATTCGGGCGAAAGATATGATCATGTCTGTGAATGGTGAATCTCTGCAAGGTCTTGAATTAAACAAGGCTGTTAACAAAATCAGAGGTCCAAAGGGCAGTGAAGCCAAGGTGCAAGTGAAGCGCGCCGGTTCTACAGAATTGATTGAATTTACCATTGTGCGTGATGATATTGATCTGGAGACGGTATATGCCCACATGGAGGATAACGGTGTAGGTGTCATTACCATCACCCAATTCTCGCTGAATACCGGAGAACGCTTTAAGGAAGAGCTGGCCAATCTGGAGAAACAGAATATGAAGGGTCTGGTCATTGACGTACGTAATGACCCGGGCGGCGTACTGCAAGTCGTTATCGACATTGCCGAGCAGTTTGTTCCAAAAGGCAAAGTGATCGTGCAGGTCGAGGACAAAAACGGCAAACGTGAGCAAAGCAAATCGAATGGTTCCAGCAAGTCGTACCCGATTACGGTACTGATGAACAAAGGAAGCGCAAGTGCATCGGAAATTTTGGCGGGTGCATTGCAGCAGTCTGCAGGAGCAACGCTGGTTGGCGAAAACTCCTTTGGTAAAGGCACAGTACAGACGAGCTATGACAAGCAAATGGGTGATGGCAGCCTGCTGAAAATCACCATTGCAAAATGGCTGACTCCGAATGGAGACTGGATTCATGAAAAAGGCATCAAACCGGATATAGCGGTGAACCAGCCGGATTACTTCTCGGTAGCACCGATTAACAAAGAGAAATTACCTTTGAAATATGACAGCAATAGCACGGATGTGAAAAGTGCGCAGACGATGCTGAGAGGACTCGACTTCAAGCCGGATCGTGTAGATGGATACTATGATCAGAAGACGCAAGAAGCGGTCAAAGCATTCCAGAAGCAGAAAGGCATTGAGGCCACCGGCGAGATCGACGAGAAAACCGCTGAATCACTGGAAGCGGCTCTGATTGAACGTATTGCCAATCCTCAATATGATGCACAGCTGAAGCGCGCGATCGAAAATGTCTCGAAGGATATTTAG
- a CDS encoding murein hydrolase activator EnvC family protein, translating into MKKTASLLAFTLLAGLTLQPSDGYAKSSISDIDQQISQLESKAAAAKQEQKKAASNKKEAQHYKNKTNAYLKVVMEQINVVSDELANVSLEIENTEEDLRTTKKDLQAAEERIVAREKLLESRVRLMYTDGAVSYLDVLLSSTSFSDFLTRADSLKTIVDQDQHLLNEHKKDKQLVVDKKAELDKQYAEAKSLYAQKKQRKAQLNEKEQEKQVLLASYDAKIEESEELTQEQEDVLIQIASKRSALLQEKNKLREQQAAAAAKAKAAAAARAAAAAKAPTKVSTGSSEPVYTAGNGIFSKPVSGGRISSPFGRRTHPITGEVGKMHNGTDFAVPVGTSVHAASGGIVIMAEWYSGYGYTVIVDHGGGLWTLYGHLREGGFKVSKGDTVSKGDLIAESGNTGNSTGPHLHFEVRENGTPVNPMNYL; encoded by the coding sequence TTGAAAAAAACAGCTTCGCTGCTGGCCTTTACGTTATTGGCCGGATTGACGCTTCAACCTTCGGACGGATATGCCAAGAGTAGCATTAGCGACATCGATCAACAGATTAGCCAGCTGGAGAGCAAGGCGGCAGCGGCCAAACAGGAACAGAAAAAGGCTGCTTCCAACAAGAAGGAAGCCCAGCATTACAAGAACAAAACCAATGCCTATCTGAAGGTTGTCATGGAGCAGATCAATGTTGTAAGTGATGAACTGGCGAACGTTTCCCTGGAAATTGAGAATACGGAAGAAGATCTTCGCACGACGAAAAAAGATCTCCAGGCTGCAGAGGAGCGCATTGTCGCAAGGGAGAAACTGCTGGAATCGCGTGTACGTCTGATGTATACCGACGGAGCAGTATCCTATCTGGATGTGCTGCTGTCTTCAACAAGTTTCTCGGATTTCCTGACGCGTGCAGATTCTCTGAAAACCATTGTGGATCAGGATCAGCATCTGCTGAATGAACACAAAAAGGACAAGCAGCTCGTTGTCGACAAAAAGGCTGAACTGGACAAGCAGTATGCGGAAGCCAAAAGCCTATATGCACAAAAGAAACAACGCAAAGCCCAGTTAAATGAAAAGGAACAGGAGAAGCAGGTGCTTCTGGCGTCCTATGATGCTAAAATTGAAGAGTCGGAAGAGCTGACGCAGGAGCAGGAAGATGTGTTGATTCAGATCGCCAGCAAGCGTTCAGCATTGCTTCAGGAAAAAAACAAACTTCGTGAGCAGCAGGCAGCAGCCGCTGCCAAAGCAAAAGCAGCCGCAGCAGCTCGGGCTGCAGCAGCAGCGAAGGCGCCAACGAAAGTCAGCACAGGCAGCAGTGAACCCGTGTATACAGCAGGCAATGGTATCTTCTCCAAACCGGTATCCGGCGGACGCATTTCCTCGCCATTCGGTCGTCGTACACACCCAATTACGGGTGAAGTAGGCAAGATGCACAATGGTACTGATTTTGCTGTACCTGTGGGGACCTCGGTTCACGCGGCATCAGGCGGTATCGTTATCATGGCAGAGTGGTACAGTGGTTACGGTTATACCGTTATCGTAGACCATGGTGGCGGACTCTGGACTTTGTATGGTCACCTGCGTGAAGGCGGATTTAAGGTAAGCAAGGGAGATACAGTGAGCAAAGGCGACCTTATTGCCGAGTCAGGCAACACGGGTAATTCAACCGGACCTCACTTGCACTTCGAAGTTCGTGAAAATGGTACGCCAGTGAATCCAATGAATTACCTGTAA
- the ftsX gene encoding permease-like cell division protein FtsX, whose translation MNFSTLLRHLREGFKNVFRNGWMSVASIMSIIVSLLILGVFMLLVLNVNSMANQVDSQVEISTFLELNVDEDLRNTLQQEISAMPEVSEIRFVSKEEGLKEFRERLGDSANNVLDGFDVDNNPLPETIEVEVIEPETVTFVAQKIEALNEKHPEKPIMKVNYGKETVEVLFKFTRLVRNIGFIFVGGLALMSMFLISNTIRVTILARRREIGIMKLVGATNTFIRWPFFIEGALIGFIGSMITVAVLFFGYSRLLATIGQDVFMQMLNLIPLSDIWLLFGTLLIGLGVLVGILGSTLSIRKSLKV comes from the coding sequence ATGAATTTTAGTACTCTCTTGCGCCATTTGCGGGAGGGATTCAAAAACGTATTCCGCAACGGCTGGATGTCTGTGGCATCCATCATGTCGATCATCGTGTCACTGCTCATTCTCGGGGTATTCATGCTGCTCGTGCTGAATGTGAACTCCATGGCTAACCAGGTGGACAGCCAGGTGGAGATCAGTACGTTTCTGGAGCTGAATGTGGATGAGGATCTGCGCAATACGCTGCAGCAGGAGATCAGTGCCATGCCGGAAGTAAGCGAGATTCGTTTTGTCTCCAAGGAAGAGGGACTGAAGGAGTTCCGGGAACGTCTCGGTGACAGTGCGAATAACGTGCTGGACGGTTTTGATGTGGATAATAATCCGCTGCCGGAGACCATTGAAGTGGAGGTCATTGAACCGGAAACCGTCACTTTTGTGGCGCAAAAAATTGAAGCCCTGAACGAAAAACACCCGGAGAAGCCGATCATGAAAGTGAACTACGGCAAGGAAACGGTGGAAGTGCTGTTCAAATTTACACGCCTTGTGCGGAATATCGGATTTATTTTTGTCGGGGGACTGGCTCTGATGTCCATGTTCCTGATCTCGAATACGATTCGCGTAACGATTTTGGCCCGTCGCCGGGAGATCGGCATCATGAAGCTCGTCGGTGCAACGAATACATTCATTCGCTGGCCTTTCTTTATTGAGGGTGCACTGATTGGATTCATCGGTTCCATGATTACGGTAGCAGTCTTGTTCTTCGGTTACAGCCGACTGCTGGCTACCATTGGTCAAGATGTATTTATGCAGATGCTTAACCTGATCCCGCTCAGCGACATTTGGTTGCTGTTTGGAACCCTTTTGATCGGACTCGGTGTGCTGGTAGGTATTTTGGGAAGTACACTGTCCATCCGCAAGTCACTTAAGGTTTAA
- the ftsE gene encoding cell division ATP-binding protein FtsE, with protein sequence MIEMQDVWKTYANGTHALQGVSVKIDRNEFVYIVGPSGAGKSTFMKLMYREEIPTKGQISINGFNIGKLKPRKIPYVRRNIGVVFQDFRLLPKMTAFENVAFAMEVIEAPKRHIKKRVMEVLDLVGLRSKANREPSQLSGGEQQRIAIARAIVNNPSVIIADEPTGNLDPETSWGIMQLLDEINFRGTTIVMATHNKDIVNTMRKRVIAIERGQIVRDQMRGEYGYEF encoded by the coding sequence GTGATAGAAATGCAGGACGTGTGGAAGACCTACGCCAATGGGACCCACGCATTACAAGGGGTGTCGGTGAAGATCGACCGCAACGAATTTGTGTATATCGTCGGTCCGTCCGGCGCAGGTAAATCAACATTTATGAAACTGATGTACAGAGAAGAAATTCCGACTAAAGGACAAATATCCATCAATGGATTTAATATCGGCAAGTTGAAACCACGCAAGATTCCTTATGTGCGCCGCAACATCGGTGTAGTGTTTCAGGACTTCCGTCTCTTGCCCAAGATGACGGCGTTTGAGAACGTGGCTTTTGCCATGGAGGTTATTGAAGCGCCGAAGCGTCACATCAAGAAACGGGTCATGGAAGTGCTCGATCTGGTGGGACTGCGCAGCAAGGCGAATCGTGAACCTTCGCAATTGTCCGGAGGGGAACAGCAGCGTATTGCCATCGCACGGGCGATTGTAAACAATCCGTCGGTGATTATCGCGGACGAGCCTACGGGTAACCTTGATCCGGAGACGTCATGGGGCATTATGCAGCTGCTGGACGAGATCAATTTCAGAGGAACGACGATTGTCATGGCAACCCATAACAAGGATATCGTGAACACGATGCGTAAACGGGTTATCGCCATTGAGCGTGGCCAGATTGTACGGGATCAGATGAGAGGGGAATACGGTTATGAATTTTAG
- a CDS encoding VanW family protein — protein MKKIHLAVIVVFSILFIGSASYGLLYMYVNQPALPGKVQVGGWQIGGVNRSEALRGLDERLKKLGDWPVTLEVDEPSLTLNMTAIEAGADYRADAFLAAVHKLDEGNVWERAYARYHFAEEWPLEQRYNNQALRTRLSPEWEKETFGTPADAVRRITSNDKVQYIPEKGVRRIAWDELETRLLAKLPHDFTVLDIGDKPAALLIQLPLYTQQPEVTVESLRKEGIERKIIQFSTGLGNSTEGRIHNVSAAAQSVNGMILEPGGMFDYEKIIQHAEKEYGFREAPVIVRGRLTPGIGGGICQVSSTVYNAALLTGLDIIERRNHSIPVKYLPKGLDATFASGAINFRFKNNTGKSLLILAEVKNHQLTVKFFGTFPENVSYALESHTIETLSAPVKYVSSNVLPDGAQQVLQNGQPGYIVETVRIKKVDGKVVESKTISRDTYKAQDRLIARSGHSSLPDPEEPSVVEDGVSDTKQP, from the coding sequence ATGAAAAAAATACATTTGGCCGTCATTGTTGTGTTTTCCATTCTCTTTATCGGCTCCGCTTCCTACGGATTGTTGTATATGTATGTGAATCAGCCCGCTTTGCCGGGTAAGGTGCAAGTTGGCGGCTGGCAGATCGGGGGCGTGAATCGGAGTGAGGCGCTTCGGGGACTGGATGAACGTTTGAAAAAGCTGGGGGACTGGCCTGTTACGCTGGAGGTGGATGAGCCCTCCCTGACGCTGAACATGACTGCGATCGAAGCCGGTGCGGATTACAGGGCAGACGCCTTTCTTGCGGCGGTACATAAGCTGGACGAAGGGAATGTGTGGGAACGTGCGTATGCCCGTTATCATTTCGCAGAGGAATGGCCTCTCGAACAACGGTACAATAACCAAGCGCTCAGAACACGTTTGAGCCCTGAGTGGGAAAAGGAAACCTTCGGCACCCCCGCAGACGCTGTCCGGCGGATCACCTCAAACGACAAGGTCCAGTACATTCCGGAGAAGGGCGTCCGGCGGATTGCCTGGGATGAACTGGAGACTAGGCTGCTGGCGAAGCTTCCCCATGATTTCACCGTGCTGGACATTGGGGATAAACCTGCCGCACTGTTAATTCAGCTGCCGCTATACACCCAGCAGCCTGAAGTCACGGTGGAGTCTTTACGCAAGGAAGGCATTGAGCGGAAGATCATCCAGTTCTCCACAGGGCTTGGCAACAGCACGGAAGGACGCATACATAATGTCAGTGCAGCAGCACAATCCGTGAACGGCATGATTTTGGAGCCTGGCGGCATGTTCGACTATGAAAAAATCATTCAACATGCCGAGAAGGAATACGGCTTCCGCGAAGCCCCGGTTATTGTTAGGGGGCGTCTCACCCCGGGAATTGGCGGAGGCATATGCCAGGTGTCTAGCACCGTATACAATGCAGCCTTGTTAACTGGACTTGATATTATTGAGCGGCGCAACCATTCGATACCCGTCAAATATTTGCCAAAAGGACTGGACGCCACCTTTGCTTCGGGCGCTATCAATTTCCGTTTCAAGAACAATACGGGCAAATCCCTGCTGATCCTTGCTGAAGTGAAGAATCACCAATTAACCGTCAAATTTTTTGGTACTTTTCCCGAGAACGTCAGCTACGCACTCGAATCCCACACCATCGAAACGCTAAGTGCCCCTGTAAAGTATGTATCCAGCAATGTGCTGCCGGATGGTGCTCAGCAGGTTTTGCAAAACGGGCAGCCTGGCTACATTGTGGAAACTGTACGTATCAAAAAGGTCGATGGCAAAGTGGTGGAGTCCAAAACCATTTCGCGAGATACCTACAAAGCTCAGGATCGCCTTATTGCACGTTCTGGTCATAGCAGCCTGCCAGATCCGGAGGAGCCTTCTGTTGTAGAGGACGGCGTGAGTGATACCAAACAGCCATAA
- a CDS encoding MDR family MFS transporter — protein MVARKNSIGLVLAGLLLSILMASMDNTIVATAMGDIVGKLGGLDKFVWVTSAYMVAEMAGMPIFGKLSDMYGRKKFFVFGIIVFMLGSALCGTATSIVELTMYRAIQGIGAGALVPIAFTIMFDVVAPEARGKLGGLFGAVFGLSSVFGPLLGAYITQYATWEWVFYINLPLGLIAFVFIAFFYKESHQHQSQQIDWLGAVTLIGAVVCLIFGLELGGKTYAWNSWQILGLFAGFALLALLFVFAESRAKEPIISFNMFRNRVYWSSNVIAMFSGAAFITASVYIPIFIQGVLGGKATNSGLVLLPMMLGSVITASMGGVLMTKIKYRNIMIPTLALLVLGLGLLTTLDESSSLWTIRVFMVLVGLGVGASFSVLSNAAMNAFEPQRRGAASSTLNFLRSLGMTMGITIFGIVQSQVFTRKMNDALAGPAAEAGGAGAGVPAGGMPEGLNLSDPHALLSPELRQAIPPQVLEAITHALSSSIVQLFAWAAIPAALALIAAFFMGKEKMVIGEEQGEYTAGH, from the coding sequence ATGGTTGCACGTAAAAACAGTATTGGATTGGTGCTGGCAGGGCTGCTGCTCAGCATACTGATGGCTTCGATGGATAACACCATCGTGGCAACGGCGATGGGGGATATCGTCGGGAAGCTTGGTGGCCTCGACAAATTTGTTTGGGTGACTTCAGCTTACATGGTCGCCGAGATGGCAGGCATGCCGATCTTCGGTAAATTGTCCGACATGTATGGACGGAAGAAGTTTTTTGTATTCGGAATTATCGTGTTTATGCTTGGTTCGGCGTTATGTGGAACAGCAACATCCATTGTGGAGTTGACCATGTACAGAGCCATCCAGGGGATTGGTGCAGGTGCCTTGGTGCCGATTGCATTTACAATCATGTTTGACGTGGTTGCACCGGAAGCACGGGGCAAGCTGGGCGGATTGTTTGGAGCTGTCTTTGGATTATCCAGCGTATTCGGACCGCTGCTGGGTGCATACATCACACAGTATGCCACGTGGGAATGGGTATTTTATATTAACCTGCCGCTAGGACTGATTGCGTTTGTGTTTATTGCCTTTTTCTACAAGGAATCTCACCAGCATCAATCCCAGCAGATTGACTGGCTGGGTGCAGTGACGTTGATTGGTGCTGTCGTATGTCTGATCTTCGGCCTTGAACTGGGTGGTAAAACGTATGCCTGGAACTCGTGGCAAATTCTCGGATTGTTCGCCGGATTTGCATTGCTGGCGCTGTTGTTCGTATTTGCCGAATCCAGAGCGAAGGAACCCATTATATCCTTTAACATGTTCCGCAACCGCGTGTACTGGTCCAGTAATGTCATAGCCATGTTCAGTGGTGCGGCATTTATCACGGCGTCGGTGTACATTCCAATCTTTATTCAGGGTGTACTCGGGGGTAAAGCGACCAATTCGGGTCTTGTGCTGCTGCCCATGATGCTGGGGTCAGTCATCACCGCTTCGATGGGCGGGGTGCTGATGACCAAGATCAAATATCGAAACATTATGATCCCGACACTGGCGCTGCTGGTACTTGGTCTTGGGTTGCTGACGACACTGGACGAAAGCTCGTCCCTATGGACGATCCGCGTATTTATGGTGCTCGTTGGTCTGGGTGTGGGAGCTTCGTTCTCCGTGCTCAGCAATGCGGCCATGAATGCCTTCGAACCGCAGAGACGGGGTGCCGCAAGTTCTACGCTTAACTTTTTGCGGTCGCTCGGGATGACGATGGGGATTACAATCTTTGGGATTGTTCAGAGCCAGGTATTTACGCGCAAAATGAACGATGCCCTAGCCGGTCCGGCTGCAGAAGCGGGCGGTGCAGGAGCCGGAGTGCCAGCAGGCGGTATGCCGGAGGGCTTGAATCTGAGCGACCCGCACGCCTTGCTCTCTCCGGAGCTTAGACAGGCTATTCCACCTCAGGTGCTGGAGGCCATCACTCATGCGTTATCCTCCTCGATCGTGCAGTTGTTTGCCTGGGCGGCTATTCCGGCTGCTCTGGCTCTGATTGCTGCTTTCTTTATGGGAAAAGAAAAGATGGTGATCGGCGAGGAACAGGGAGAATACACAGCAGGGCATTAA